In one window of Opitutaceae bacterium DNA:
- a CDS encoding substrate-binding domain-containing protein, with product MNLKHALLTLGLAVLTTGLPAASKNELTIAVIPKGTSHEFWKSIHAGAVKAGREFDASGRKINLIWKGPLREDDREQQVQVVENFIGRRISGMVLAPLDSQALVGPVETAGKANIPVVIIDSGLNTDKIVSFIATDNYHGGELAADRLAELLGEKGNALMLRCQVGSASTEERESGFLNRMRGRHPGIRIISSDQHGGATRDTAYRASQNLLNRFGRETQGIFTPNESTSVGMLLAMRDAGLAGGRVKLVGFDSGEQLVGALRDGDLQGLVSQNPFKMGYLGVKTLVDHIDGKPVDLMVDTGVTLVTPENVDDPEINELLNPPLAEFLNP from the coding sequence ATGAACCTGAAACACGCCCTTCTCACCCTGGGTCTTGCCGTCCTCACCACCGGACTGCCGGCCGCGTCGAAAAACGAATTGACCATAGCCGTCATCCCGAAGGGCACCAGTCACGAATTCTGGAAATCCATTCACGCCGGCGCGGTCAAGGCCGGGCGGGAATTCGACGCCTCCGGCCGCAAGATCAACCTGATCTGGAAAGGTCCCCTGCGCGAGGACGATCGCGAGCAGCAGGTCCAGGTGGTCGAGAATTTTATCGGACGCCGGATCAGCGGAATGGTGCTGGCCCCCCTGGATTCCCAGGCGCTCGTCGGGCCGGTCGAGACCGCCGGCAAGGCGAATATCCCGGTTGTCATCATCGACTCCGGACTCAACACCGACAAGATCGTCAGCTTCATCGCCACGGACAACTATCACGGGGGTGAACTCGCGGCCGACCGCCTGGCCGAACTCCTCGGCGAAAAGGGCAATGCCCTCATGCTGCGATGTCAGGTGGGATCCGCCAGCACCGAAGAGCGGGAATCCGGTTTTCTCAACCGGATGCGCGGCCGGCATCCCGGTATCCGGATCATCTCCTCGGACCAGCACGGCGGAGCGACCCGGGACACCGCCTACCGCGCATCCCAGAACCTGCTCAACCGGTTCGGCCGCGAAACACAGGGGATTTTCACACCGAACGAGTCAACCTCGGTCGGCATGCTTCTGGCCATGCGCGATGCCGGACTGGCCGGCGGACGGGTCAAACTGGTCGGCTTCGACAGCGGGGAGCAACTGGTCGGAGCCCTCCGGGACGGAGATCTCCAGGGCCTGGTCAGCCAGAATCCCTTCAAGATGGGCTACCTCGGCGTCAAAACCCTCGTCGACCACATCGACGGAAAACCCGTCGATCTGATGGTGGATACCGGAGTCACCCTGGTCACACCGGAAAATGTCGACGACCCGGAAATCAACGAGCTGCTGAATCCCCCACTCGCGGAGTTCCTGAATCCCTGA
- a CDS encoding aldo/keto reductase translates to MNKRVFGHNGGMVSEVGLGTWQIGGSWGEVSDETAEAILRTAVEQGINFFDTADVYGGGLSEQRISRFLRKSGDKVFVATKLGRGGDPGWPGNFGREAIRRHTEASLGRLGVESLDLTQLHCLPTEVLRQGEVFEWLRELRNEGKIRAFGASVESMEEARICAHQPGISSLQIIFNIFRQKPITELFDLAQSKGIAIIVRLPLASGLLSGKFTVDTRFGSGDHRSFNRDGQSFNVGETFAGLPFEKGVALADRLKEMVPDGMSLVDLALRWILDFEAVTTIIPGATRPEQVMGNVRASALPRLSPELHGALAEFYRNEVRDHIRGPY, encoded by the coding sequence ATGAACAAACGCGTATTTGGACATAACGGCGGGATGGTTTCCGAAGTGGGCCTGGGCACCTGGCAGATCGGGGGAAGCTGGGGCGAGGTCTCCGACGAAACGGCGGAGGCGATTCTCCGGACCGCGGTGGAGCAGGGAATCAATTTTTTCGATACGGCTGACGTCTATGGAGGGGGATTGAGTGAACAGCGAATCAGCCGTTTCCTGCGGAAATCCGGAGACAAGGTATTCGTGGCGACGAAATTGGGGAGGGGCGGCGATCCGGGCTGGCCCGGCAATTTCGGCCGGGAAGCCATCCGCCGGCATACGGAGGCTTCGCTTGGGCGTCTTGGAGTGGAATCGCTTGATCTGACGCAACTGCATTGTCTGCCAACCGAGGTTTTGCGTCAGGGCGAGGTTTTCGAGTGGCTGCGGGAACTCAGGAATGAGGGGAAGATCCGGGCCTTCGGGGCGAGCGTGGAATCGATGGAGGAGGCGCGGATCTGTGCCCATCAGCCCGGAATTTCCTCCCTGCAGATCATCTTCAATATCTTCCGCCAGAAACCGATCACCGAGCTCTTCGATCTGGCCCAGAGCAAGGGGATCGCGATCATCGTCCGGTTGCCGCTCGCCTCGGGTCTGCTCTCGGGAAAGTTCACGGTGGATACCCGCTTCGGGTCCGGGGATCACCGCAGTTTCAACCGGGACGGCCAGTCCTTCAACGTGGGTGAAACCTTCGCCGGTCTCCCCTTCGAGAAGGGGGTCGCTTTGGCCGATCGGTTGAAGGAGATGGTCCCCGACGGAATGAGTCTGGTCGATCTGGCTCTGCGGTGGATTCTGGACTTCGAGGCGGTCACCACGATCATTCCGGGGGCGACCCGCCCCGAACAGGTCATGGGCAACGTCCGGGCGAGTGCTCTGCCGAGGCTCTCGCCGGAACTTCACGGGGCGCTCGCGGAGTTCTACCGAAATGAAG